GATAGCATGTACTTTTGAAATGACTCTTATATAGACATCTTCCAGGAAGATTTGCGTGGTTCTTCTTCCAGGAAACTGGTAttgtctcagagtcttctttgaaTCACTTCTTCACTGAACAGCTTTTTTTCAGAATCTTTATGAATTTTTATGAGTTGACACTGGCAAAACACTGAAGAATGGATTcaaacatatatattcacaagACATATTCACTTGCATATCACATCTTTTGAGAAGGGTCACAGAAATAGCTTCTCCAGGCAAAGGACTCTGCTCTTCCTTAGAAAACAAGTCATGATCAATCTCCTGTTGAGTGGGCATCAAATGCAACTATAAGACAGTTGGTCTTATCCATGATAACTGAGTCAAGATTGCACAAGCAGACATAACATGCCTGttatgaaagtattttattatgcAGTGTTATAGCCGAAGTAAGAGTGTTGGAGATAATTCACGATAGTATTTGTATCCTTACCTTATATACAATGTAAAAATCAAGCCAACATGCTAGGACATTTCAGTTTAGTCCTAGGTTAAATACTTTGTGTCCTATCCTACAGTCAAACTATGTAATTGAAGTGTCCCTAGCCACAATATTTTCTATCTAGTCTCGGCATAAAATAAGAGCACTTCTACTGACTTATATAATGTGTTATTTAGATACTTCTCAGATCAAAATAATCATAGAAATGTGTCATAAGACTACTGCAGTCATTCATATTCAGTTACTTTACAGACTCTGGAACTATACTTTTTCAACTACATAGCACaacttttagattttaaaaagtatattattttatttttattacttttttcattAACAAAGcaatagttttaaaagaaatgtggaaGTATtcttgtatttgtctttctggtagTTTTCTAAATTAGCAAATCAGtccattattaaaattatttaatcaatATAATAAAGCCTTTTTCCAGAGAATAGGCAGAACCAAATCACCATCATATAATAAATAGTAGGATATCAAAAGGACTGTGGTGTAACATTCCGAAAGTCTGTTTTCATCAAACGTTAGGTGATCCCAGATATTTACAACTAAGAAGATACTAATGTTGAACAGCATAGGATCTTTCTATTCCAGTGGTTCCTCCAAAGATCTATGGTTTTTTTACAAAGCTTTGATAAACAGTGCTAATTTGAATAGAGCTCTGTAATCCTcagtctctgtgattctttgttaTCTTATAATCctaggacagaggaagagagtgagagaaagagagaaagagatagagagaaacagagtgagagacagagagagatagaaagagatggagagagacagagagaagcagagagagagagagagagaatgagggagagacCCTGAAAAACTGGAATCTCATAAAACTTTCATTTAAGTAGATTGATAGCAATCAATTTACAGCCTTCCTATATTCTCGCAATTATCAGCTCCCACACACTCTCCAACAATGGCCATACATTTCGATGGGCAGCCTGTCAAGAGAGTGCTAGATAACAGAGCTAATCCCACTAATTTAATGTATTAAAAGGCTTTAAGGTTTCCACACTGGAAGTTGAGGACTGGGCCCACAATAAGATCTTTGGGTTCAGTGATCAACCTGAACTTTTGACCAGTACCCTAGGAAGATCTTGAGAGCAAGGGAGGTCAATTACCCCTATAATAGGAGATGTGCCTAATAACCTATAGGGCAGAGACATGCTGGTGGATATAGGTActataaaaacaacagaagattGTGACATTTGTGATGATATTATGATGTACTATGAAATTGGTCTATCAGGACAACCTACCCAAAAGTCTCATCCTATTGAGACTGGGTTCATCCTTgcacccaaccattggattgaagtccagcacccctatggttgaattaggcagaggactgaagaagctaaaggggtgGGCAATACTCTAAGAAGACCAGCCTTCTCAACTAATTTAGAACCCAGgaaactctcagagactgagacatCTATCAGGCAGGATACATGGGCTAGTACCAGGTCCCTGGCCCTTGTAAAGCAGAACACTGCCTGGTGTGGCATCAGTGGCTGAAGATGTGCCTAATgttcaagagacttgagaccctgGAGAAGGAGAAGTCTCCTGGGAATGGAGAGAACCTTCTAGGAGATGGGGGGAAGAGGGAGTGTAGAACTTTAGGATTGGTGACCTACTGGGGGAGGAAATgactgaaatattaataaataatactatTTTTTCCAAGCTGACAGTTTATCTTAGAGAAAGGAGTTCTTATAGGAAAAGAATCTTCTCAGTGAACATTAGTTGCAAAAAAAGAGTAGAATATCATATGAGCTGCCTAAGAGgatgagaaaaatacaaaaaaatcctGGAAGAAGTTTTGAACCTATTGAGTGTCCTGAAGGTTGTGAAGTATACTCCATATTCCAACGTTTGTGTGGTTTTAAACTATACTATGGGGTCCTTTATTGAGTTGTACCTGTTCTTATGAGTAAACCCTCACCCAGATTCTGGTATAAAATCCTGATAAAATTTATTAGTACACCAAATTTCTCTTTGGGCTAAGtgactatatgtatgtatgtgtttatgagtgtgtgtgtgtgtgtgtctgtgtgtgtctgtgtgtgtttatatgtgggtgtttctctgtgtgttggcAAGCAGGCATGCATTTGTGTTCAGTATCTGGGGTTAACAGTTATGTATGATTCACTTACCAAAGTAGTGTTCTTTAATATAACAAAATTCAAGgcaatatgtaaatattttcataatttaagcCGATATCACAATCTTAAAATTatcctttctattttctaaagTAGCAGAACTATACATAGATGTCTTTCTTATAATATGcaatataaaaattcattttctacCAAGTTTTTCTAAAGTGTTATTACTAAGTCTGGAATTTCCCTACTAGGTATTATTGTTATAATGTCTTTATGGGAATCAATGATTTACATTAAGTGCACAGgatttttataattatgaatttaaaagaaattatcaatAGTTTAGTAAATTATAGATTATTCAAAACTAAATTCATGGGATAATATAAGGCCACCCTGTATTTTGTCCATAAGAATGACACAATAATTTTATAGAGTATTTGAGGACTATACAgatgaaatgatatattttccaGTTAGAATGTAGCTCTTAATATTACacttaatgtataaatataactaaaatacTCATAAGttcaaaattttattctttattcagtgTCCTTTGCCCCAGGTTAAACTCTACTCTTAAGTTTTATACATATTCAAATAACTGGATCTCTCCTTCATCTTCACATACAATTCAAACTAAGGTATCACATCTTAAGAATTCCTATAACAGATGAAAGATTTAGGgcaaaaatcatgaaaaataatattgGCAATTCAGCAATAGATGCTGGATATTGCAATAGATGACATACTTATAATAGCCCagtaaaaaattcaaattatttcaaTCACTCTATAAACTAATGAATTAGGAACAATTATGAAATTTCACAATAATTTCATTGtaacaaaataatattcattCTTCATTTCCCTATATAGCTTCTATCACTTTTCAATACAAACTTCTCCCAAATTTTGCCTTTGGTTGTTGATAATTCACTCTGTATAGTTAGTGATGCTAGACTGTACAAAGATTTAGAGCTGTTTGCTAGACAGTGTACATTCTAGCATAAAGCATGTCCTCAAAAAGAATGAGTTTTCCTTCCAAATGCTCTCTCCACTACTTATAGTTTAAAGGATATTGGAGGAGACCTAAAGAAGATCTCCTGAATTTATGCCAGtgctttcaatttttattacatagGAGATTTTGTTTAGCAATAAGACTTTCAAGGACACTATCCTATTATGAAGATGGAATTTCACACTTCTAAGTGCTTTTCCCTTAGTTTCTCTGCCTCTTACGCCAAGATATTTCCCAAGCCTTGATGATGGAGCTCTTTTACTTAAGGTGGAGAACCCAATCTGTTATTCTTTTAGTTTAAAACATTATCCATTTCTTAACTGATTgctatgtattatataaataataaccTATGACTAAATTTGAGAGAAGACTATGTctacaaatataaacataaatacaaagaTATGCATTTTAGGGAATggccatttagcaaaataaaaacagatttttaaggAATCATTTATATCCTTATCCATTAGACTTTCAGcggaattaaaatataaatcatagaGTATATTCATTATGATcagtattcaaattaaaacaGAATGAGGTGATACCATCATAAATGTTTATCATCCCACATCCTGGAATATTATGTCACAAGAGAATTAGTTAATTGCTCTATATAAATTTTTTTGCAGACCTAGAAAAATATAGAGGGATTCCTTCTTAATATCCATATGTATGTACTGTCACCATGGTAATATTTTTTCTAGAAATGAATAATAACCCAAAATTAATACAGGTAGGTGGATAATACATGAAATTATTTGCAAAACCGAGTGCCAATTGTCAGATAGCTGGAagttttataatgaaaacaaactGTGATTAGAGGTATCAAACTGTCAGATTACACTTTGTTCTAACAAACTGAAGTCCAGGAAATGTGCTAGAATTTTATTATACAGCTTATGTTCTACATTGCATATATGATAGCAACTTCATATATCAACATAATACTTGATGAATAGAATGCAGGTTTTTGAGAATGTAGATAAATTTGTTATACTATTTAAGTGGTTAAATTTATCTTATATTTTCAGTTATAGCATGTGGTTTCCTGAACATGTGAAAAGAATTTTTCTGTGgtcttaataaaataagatagcaTTTTGGAGCAAAAATGCAAAGAAGCAACCCTGCACTGGAGGCCAAAATACAGAAAACTTCCACAGCAACCATAATCTTGCCTTTGGTGCTGTAGTAGACAGGGATGAAAGTGGTCCAAACACTGCAGAACACTAGCATGCTAAATGTCAACAGCTTGGCTTCATTGAATGTATCAGGCAGATTCCTGGCCAAGAAAGCTACANTGAAACTTGCTAGAGCAACAGAGCCCATGTACCCAAGGACACAGTAGAAGGCAATCACTGAACCTTTGTTGCAAACAATGATGATATGGCCATGTACCATGTGTACATCAGCATCAACAAATGGAGGCGAAGTTCCCAGCCAGATTCCACAAAGAATCAGCTGAATCGTGGTGCATATGAGAATGATATATTTGGGTGCCCCTGACTCAAGCAGCCACCTCATTCTTCTTCNTGGGACAGTTATCTTGAATGCCAGAACTACTATAACTGTCTTGGCCAAGATAGTAGAGGTAGCCACAGTGAANACAATGGCAAATGTGATCTGCTGCAGGATACAGATGACCACAGTGGGATGACCAATGTAAAGCAAGgaacagataaaacaaaatatgagggAGATGAGTAGGACATAGCTGAGAGATTGGTTATTGGCTTTGACTATGGGTGTATCTCTGTGTTTCAGGAAGACACCCAATACAACAGATGTAAGGACAGAGAAGCCTAGAGCAAAGCCAGCCAGAGCCTTTCCCAAAGGGTCGTTATAATCTAAAATAGCCACAACTTTTTGGAGGCAGAGAGTATGGTCTTCATTGGCATATTGATCTTCTGGACACTTCACACACTGATCCATGTCTAATATAGAAAGTAAAGTATTatcagatatatttatttatgatcaTTTACAAGAAACACTAAATTTATACATTGGAAAAATTATAACTAAATGAGACTTCCATCTTCGGGCATATGTAAAGTTAAATGTGGAGGTTGCATAACATTAGATACAAATTCTAATGCCTATCATTTTCATGTAagcttttctttataattatgcTATATTCAAGTTGTTTATGGTTTATTTCAAAAACATATACCATCACATCATTTTCATATTTCCACAATCCCATAtcttaaatatatcatttatGGAAACAATCTTTTATACCTATATTAAGCTCTATATTATGCAAAGATACCTAAAAATGGGCTGTGACCATACATCTTACTGTTTATGGATCAGCAGTTCTTTTGGTCTATATGTGGTCTCAAGTTCaatgttggaaaaataaattatatcctCTCTGTATCATGGAAAACATTCTATGGTCAACATGTTACTAAAACAATTTAATCCCTAAATATGCTCCAAATATATTTCCTTACAGacacagataagtatagtctTATTCTATGAAAGGGACAATCACTACTAGAGAAAATCATGGAAAAATTAGGCATTTTTAAGTACTGTACAATGAATATAtctgaaaattaatttctaatttaaaacttaaatttcgAAAAGAGGGAGTT
The window above is part of the Mus pahari unplaced genomic scaffold, PAHARI_EIJ_v1.1 scaffold_14194_1, whole genome shotgun sequence genome. Proteins encoded here:
- the LOC110315182 gene encoding LOW QUALITY PROTEIN: vomeronasal type-2 receptor 116-like (The sequence of the model RefSeq protein was modified relative to this genomic sequence to represent the inferred CDS: substituted 1 base at 1 genomic stop codon): MCKPVETKMKNMFXMFSILKTLQFVNPAGDLVNMNQNLKQDVEYDIFYIMDFQKDYGLKXKIGRFSAHLPSGEQLYMSKEMMEWATDIDQIPPSICTMPCRPGLRKSSQEGKDICCFDCNPCPENEISNMTNMDQCVKCPEDQYANEDHTLCLQKVVAILDYNDPLGKALAGFALGFSVLTSVVLGVFLKHRDTPIVKANNQSLSYVLLISLIFCFICSLLYIGHPTVVICILQQITFAIVFTVATSTILAKTVIVVLAFKITVPXRRMRWLLESGAPKYIILICTTIQLILCGIWLGTSPPFVDADVHMVHGHIIIVCNKGSVIAFYCVLGYMGSVALASFXVAFLARNLPDTFNEAKLLTFSMLVFCSVWTTFIPVYYSTKGKIMVAVEVFCILASSAGLLLCIFAPKCYLILLRPQKNSFHMFRKPHAITENIR